GATAACTGGGTGAAAACTGGGTTTTTTCTAAACATTTTCCTAGAGCAGAGCTGTTATTAAACTGCATTGAAAGTTTCAATATCATTGTGCTTGCCATTTTTTTATGAGTAACTATTAACTTCTATGTGGGTTTTATGCTGTTGTTACCTATAAGCCATTATGACCTTCTCGACAGGTCTAACAAAGCTTTGGCTGAGTCTCTGGACAGAGCAAACGACTCCTCGGATCCCATTGTGAACAAACTGCTGCGCTCCATGGCCACCCACGCCATGTCCAACGCCCTATACTTCTCAACTGGTTCTTGTCCCGAGGAGCAGTTTCATCATTATGGTACCTGGTCATTCTTCTGCCTTTGCTGTGATTTCTGGACTCTTGCAGGAGACACATGATGGCTTTGATTGCTaacctctcttcctttctcttggCAGGGCTGGCCCTAGAGAAATACACTCACTTCACTTCTCCCATCAGGAGATACGCTGACATTGTTGTGCACAGGCTCTTGATAGCAGCGACCCTGAAGGGAACCACAGGGGATGTTAAGGATAACATAATCAGTAACAAGTATCTTGAGGAGTTGTCCAGACACATTAATAACAGGAATCGGGTAAGGGGGTCCTTGTGGGAGTCTCCATGGTGCCCTAGGGAATGGGATACTAGTCCCAACTGTGCTTTTGGGAACTAAGAGTATCactttacttttatttttatttgtagtgcattgaggtttttttaaatatcagttTTCTTCTGAGAGTGGTTGTAAAAGTGCCTTCATATTTCACTTGTACTTCATGTAAGATTTTCTTTTAGCTGTAATTTTTCTAGGGGACAGGTAAGGGAGtaaataatgggaaaaaaagcagctgtggaaaTCAAAGCCAAAGACGCCTGTTGGAATACTTACGTAGGTTTTTGTCTCTCTTTGTGTGCGGGGTGCTCACAGGCAGCGCAGCGTGCTCAGAAGCAGTCCACAGAGCTCTTCCAGTGCATGTACTTCCGAGACAGGAGCGCCGAGAGCGACGAGCGCTGCGTGGCCGACGGGGTCGTCTACTCCATCCGCACCAACGGCGTGCTCGTCTTCGTCCCCCGGtgagcctggcacagctgggaatgggctgggaaaTAATACCTAGTGTTACTGGAATGCTGGGAGGGCACAGCCTGGGTATAAACCAGCTCAATGCAGATGTGTCGTCTCCAGCATTCCAGAGGGTTGGCTGTGAGGCTCAAGAGCCAGAAGCTCCCCAGCCAGGAAAGGCTGCCTTAGAGAGAGCCCAGGGCAAacatgctgctgctcttcaagtagcttttttttaatggagaacTTGTCTCCTCACTGTCTGTCCAGAAAAACCTGTAAAGCTGCTCTTTTCCCATCACTGAGCCATTCCAGGCCCCACCCAGCACTAAGATAATGGATCACTGACTATTTCACTTTTGCTTTACTGCTCTCAGAACACTTCAGTCACTGTCTCCACGCTGTTTTCAAATCTGGGTTTCTGTGACACCACCTatcagcatccctggagcaggaTTATCAGGCTGCCGTGCCCACCCCTTCCTGTTGCTTTTCTACAATCCCAGCCAGCCTGTGGGTTTCAAAATTAAGACACCTGAAAAGGCTGAAAACGGTTAGAAcagcttctctgcttttttgtaGATATGGAATCAAAGGTGCTGCCtacatgaaaaacaaagaggGCTTGGTCATCTCCTGTCAAGGGGCTGGGAACTGCCAGTGGAAGCCTGGGTCCCTCCATCGCTCTCAGCATAAAATCACCTCCACTACAACTACTGGAGACTCAGTGACCTTGAGCCTTTTCGATCACATCACAGTGAGTATCTCatcagagaggaggaaaaggaaatagcACCATcagaaatataaacaaaatattgCTTTCCAGGTGAGAATCCTTGTGCAGACTTCCCGCTGCCACGCTGACACTATCAAGCTGGAAATCATCAGGAACGCACCGCACCACGCTGCGGACACAGAGGCCGCCCAGAAGAGTTTCCATGTGGTGAAATCTGACTTGGTGAAAGAAGTCAGCCAGTCTGCAGAGGAAACCCAGCGTGCCCAAGAGAGAGCCAGGGTGGAAGTGATGGATGAGGAGTCCCAGGAGTTCTGCCAGACCAAGGGGCCCAGCCTGtaccagctgctggaggagatccgggagctggcactgctggatgTGACAGAGGACATCACGATGTGAACTGGGACCTGCCACCggctgcctggggctgtccTGCTCCTGTTCACTGTGCACAAGTGGttgggggattttttaaaaagcagtttatttaaatattcaagTGTTCTTTTACTAAGCTCAATGTCtattttaaataagaattatttttatctgattATGGGTATGGGTAAGttatgaaaagattttttacCTGATAAAGCTCGTATTTCAGACTAAAGACACTGGGCTGTGAATTATTTTAAGTATCAttcaaaaaattactttgctcATGTTGTCCATAAATTAGGTTCTTAAAACCTAAATACCTCCTTCTTCCCTACAAGGATATAAAAAGCAAATTCCTTCATAAAATAACACCTGGTACCCTGAGGGTAGTGGCTTAATTCAGTGTCTAGAAATTCAGTACTTTTTACTATTGGAAGGGGTGATTCCCCTTCATTCcacaaaagggaaaagctgtTGTGTAAGGAAAAACAAGACTCTAAGAAGAGGATGAAGCAGAGCTTCAAGCAGAGAGCAGGATCAGGTAAGGACAGTCTTGTTCCCTGAGGGGAGGTACTTGTCTGGGGAGAGATGTCTGACCCAAGGGATGGGGAAGTGTGGGAGGCCTGGCCTTGTAAGAGCCTCATACAAGAATTTCAGGTTtgacttctgaaatttaatagCTTCcattttataagaaaaatatataagtAATGGataagcagtttaaaaaaaatccagtatccctgttaaaaaaaccccaaacccacaactTTAATAGCAACTTAATCCATCAACATCCCAGTTAATTCAGTTTGACATAAATTATAAACTATATTCAAAGTAGGTCCAAAAACTCATAAACATTTCCTAAAAAAACCATTTTGGGAGGTGGAAAAGAAGGCTCAAGTGCAACTGAAGAACTTTGTTCTGTTTGCTGGTGTACGGaactgctcctctgcagcttcCAGGGAAGAGTTCTGTCCTGCAGTGATGCCATGGGAAAGACTTCCCTGAAGCTTCTGGAGTGCCAAGAGCCAGCAACATTTCAGTATAATGACAGTACTTAAAGCAGGAGGGTCTTTTGGTCAAGAAAGGCATTCACAGTGTGGGGAAGTTACTGCTCTTCCCTGGCACATTCCAGTTCTTCATCTGTGGGAGCATCCTTGGCTGCAGGAACCTGAGTGTCTTCAATAAGGTCAGTGGGATCCTGAATAACTGGGCTGTCAAACTCCTCTTCTGAGTAACTACTGGGGAGCTCTAttgaggagagaaagaaaaaccataAGCAGACACTTGCTGTGTTTAACTGATGGTTCCATCACCAGAATGCCAGTCTGTGGCAAAGGCAGCTCAAAGGTAACAGGGTGAGCTGCATTTCACCAAGACAAAACTGTCACAGCTTGGCACAACAAGCAGGGGAGCAGTGACGGCTCTGGAGTTTAACTACAggaaaactgttaaaatatgAGAGTTACACATTCCAGCACTTACTAGAAAAGCCATCAGAGCCATGACCCAGCAGCTCAGGCCACTGCCCTCACTGAAACTGGGGTCCTTACCCTGGTGCTGGGACTGGCTGTGGCCCTGCAGCCGCGCCTGCCTCCGCTCCAGGGCCAGCTGCCGGTTCTTCTTCAtccgctcctgctgctcctccgtCAGAGTTGTACCAGGCAGGGAATTCAGTTCttctgcatttccagagcgGGAATGTGCATCTTCAGCAGCTGGATCCAGTCCATtgctttccccttctccttctggTTAAAAACAAGGGTTGGCAGGGGGAAGAAGAGCAGAATCAACACCTTTAACCCATAGAGATTGACTACATGTCAGTCAAGAGAATATTCTGAAACCATTTCTATGATCTACATTTTGTATTGACAGCTGAAGATCATTgtataatataattttaatggGCAATTTTCTGCCTAGGCCCACATCTCCAATATTCAAAGGACACAACAAGTGCTCagagctcacacacacagaataaTCAATGCCTGAGTGTAAAGAGGCACAGCACACTGAGTTTGCAACAGGAGCTGTGCTTGAAGGGTCAAAAGGGACAGGAACTCCAGGCAATCTTTAGGGCCAGGTAATTTTCCTCCCAACCCTACTAATAAAACACTCTCCTTAAGGAAGTGGCAGGAGTAGCTACAGGAATTCCAACctttcaaggccaggctggatggcaCCaatggaagctgtccctgcccatggcaggggatggaacagggtgggttttaaggtcccttcccacccaaacccttCCAGCATTCTGTGAAGCAGAGGTTTGAACACACACACTGAATACTGTTCTGAATTCAGTGTGCTCTATTACAGAGATATTTATTCATCTGCCAGCACTGAAATGTGCAAGGTGGAGGCAGTTCAGTTAGACAAGCTTCACcacccagagagcagcagagcactcTCGAAAGAGTGCCCAAGGCCTCTGCACCACTTTAAGCCTGTGAATAGAAAGGTGAGCTGACAAAAGGGTTGGGTTGTTCATACAATGCCCCAgcttgaatttttatttcacactTGTGAGATGCCTGCTGTAGCTTTTCCCCTGAAGGCTGGGCAGCTGTAGCAGTGCACTCAGTCACACAGTTCAGGAGCAGCTCAACAACACATTTAAAGCCCAGTGTATGGAACCATCGCACAGAACATCTGATCACTCTACAGACCCTGTCGGCAGGAACCACTCGTGTTGCTGTCCGTGGCTGCTTCTGGCTGCAGTGCAGTTCTCACCaatgcagcagcagtgaagacAGCCACGTGTCACCAACTGCCCCAAGCTGAGGTCAGATCTTACCACTCATGAACTCATCCACCAAAACACCATTCCCAGGCACTGGCTGAGGTTCACATGAAGACAAACGGGACAAGGGGTAGATAACACTCTCAAGACTATCACACTCACAGTGAAGGTATGAAAACCTGCACAAGGTCCTTAGGAATGACAATGAAATTCCCTCCTTTCTGCTGCTAAAGTTTCTAACTATCACATGAAGCTtcctcttttaattaaaaaattgtttatgTCTAATTTCTATCTGATTGGAAGAGACTCTTGACTTATGTCCTCAGTAAATGCTGGGTTTTGATCCTGGAAGAAGGAatgctcccagcagctgtgtgCCAGAACTGACAGACATAACAGTGCCCCCCACATTAGCAGGTACTTTGCCTATGAAGGGCACCACACCCTGACTGCACTGCAACTCCCTGGAGGATGTTTATGATTCCTCCTTCTGTAAGATCCAAGAGTTCTCCAGACTGCACTCATGTGAGAGTGCAACACAAACCTGTGTGCTCAATAACTGCATTTCTGGAGGGTTTTTTGAAGAATATTTCTAACAATGCTGGTTAATAcccattttccatttcctttcagCAGACcatacaattttatttattttcacatacTTATGTGCAAGTATGTGCATACTTATGTACCAGTTCAGTTTTGTCATCATAAGATTCACAGAAGCCTGGTTTTAAAGGAGAGACCTCTCAGCAACTTCTTCTGCATGAGAAAAGCGTATCATGACCATTCACTTCTGGTCAGTGCAAGGGAAGTAAATAACCTTAAGCACTGAAGTACTGAACAAACAGCAGAGAGAGCATACCTTCATTATTTTTGAAGTCTTCATGTAAAATAGGAAGATCAAGTCTAATCCGCTTTAGGCAGGTCTGCAAATGGGAGATTAAAACACTGGTACTTCATCTGTAGCAAGTTTTTATGTTCAACTTTGGGAGTATGGGAAAACCACAGCAATTTCATTTTATGCTGTATTACTCTGAAGAAAATACTCCTTTCATTCAATGTCCATTTGAGACACACACCTTCAATGCTGTGGATCATCTTCCCAGTCCTGCATCTATCACCCAGCCAGGTGAAGCTGAATTCTTTACCAGTCGTCTTTTGCAGgttcaaacattaaaaaacaaccaaacaaaacccccaaacccacccagtTCCAGCACTCTTAAGCAACTTTCTGTGGTTAAAGATGTCCTGAAAATGCTGAAGCATTCTCCAAAGTATTATTTCAAATACATAAAGGTTGTATCTAAACTTAAATACCAGACAAAGCTCTAAActgagagaaattaatttaaataacatTATACTTCTTAGCAGTATGCACAACCTAAGTCTTCTTTTGCTGCATAATTGATCTCCTAAACGTACCACTTGCACTATTCCAAACAGCATGAAGAGAAACTGACAGAAACAATTCATACCTGaacttcctttttgtttcccaaAGACTCCACTCTGTCAATAAAATCCTCAAACTGCAGTTTTGGGAACAGTCTGTGAGCCCAATGCTCCATATGTTGTATCAGTGTCTTCAGGTCCTCTGCCTAGAGCAAGAAAGACAACACCCAGCTACTAAACCTGACAAAGTCAGGAGACTGCGGAGGTAAACAGGACACTAAATCCTGAAAACATGAAGCATCTGCAGATTGACAGTCTCTGGAAAATGTAAGCAGTATGAATGTGTGGGtaacctttccttcctcctcccacaaCCCAGTGTAAGCATAATCTCAGGCTATGAGAACAGCAGTGATACAAGTTCAGGGGAGTATTTGCATATCCTGTAAAACATCTGCCAGGTCCTGAAGCATTGTCCTTAAACAATCAGGGCTGAACCCAGGCTGAAATAAATCCACAGGGGCACAGCTGGCATTGATTCTTATGTTTAGAATGCAGATACATCAAAATAACCTGATCTAGGAAAGATTTTTGTACCTTTCAGCACTACTGCCCAGTTTCTTTGTGCCTCCAGTGGTAAGGAGAACATTTATACCATGAATGCTCTCCAAAAACCAGAGATGCACAGGTCTCCTTGCAAGTGTGTCAGGAGAATCATGGaactgtttgggttggaaaagtcctaagatcacagagtccaagcactcccccagcactgccaaggccatcactaaaccatgtccccaagtgccacatctgcatgtCTTTGAAATCCCCCCAGGGATGATGAGtccacagcacaggctgcccagagccagaCAACACTCttggtgaagaaattcttcctaataactgatctaaacctcccctggcacaacttgaggctgtttgctcttgtcctattgcttgttactTGGAAGAAGAAACTGACCCTCACCTGTCTACAACGAACTCTATAATGACATGTAAAGGAAAATAAGCTCTGCAAGTTTAAGCGCCTCCAAAACAATAAGAAAGCTTGTAGTGAAAGTCCTGATTTTTCTTTGCTCAAGTGGcatgtcactttttttttttttttgaaacctTGAAATTCAAAACCCTACTTCTATGGACAATACAAGAGTCACAGATGGGATGTTCTACTTTTAGAGTTGAGGAAAAGAATTTTATGATCAAAGATGGGTTTTCTTAAAGCATTCAAGTTTGTTCAGATACTGCTGGAAAGCTGGCTAACCAGCTTTCTCCCCGTATCAGATGGGCAGCACTCTATCAAATCTACATTAACCtcccaggaaacaaaacaaaagctcaCCAGGTCTTACCTCGTGCCCTTTACCCTTGAACTTCACGTTGTCAAACATGTGTctcagggctgggagccctCTTTCTGAAATTAACCTGAGAATAGGAAATGGGCAAAGTTATTTGAAACCCACACTTCTTTCTTTCAACTaacaagtaaaaaaacccaaacaaagaaaaaacgcTCACATTCCTTGAAACAGACTAAAGCTTGGATTCTTTCTGTTGATTATAAAGAACTTAGACCAGTTTTAGAGGTACCTTAATCATTCTCCCACAGCCCTACACCAAACTCATCACACAAAGAAATATTCTGTATAAAGTTACCTTTGGGCATCTAATCTAGGCCTTGGTCTTTTAACTGCTTTCTGTGTGGTCACAGCAGAATCCTTTGTTTGGGACTGCTGGTTTCCATCTGGatccaggggaaaaaatgacaTAATTTAAGCATTCAATGCAATTGCCATCACCTAGAATTGCACTGCGTACATTTTAAGTTTCTACTTGTATTTCTGATAAGTGCATTGATAGTGCATCCAATACTCTTATCTCTCCTAGAAGCCAAGTCACAAAGAGTAATAGATCATTGCTGTATAATTACCTCTACCAACATTTTGTCAGAAGAGCTTGAATTTTATAAAGATTCCTTTGTGCACATATTTTCATGGAATCtacaaaaataaacttttcccACTAGCTGGAAAGCATCGCATGATTAACTATGTAAGtttacagtttgttttctgCCTATTTTTATGCAGTGAACTCAATGCAGTGAAGTTCAACACCAATAATTTCGATTGCACAGCATTCAAATGGGATTTTTAGGGGTCACCGGTGTTCACCTCCATTAGCTTGAGCCCATTCAGCATCGTCTCTTCCCGGAGAGGCAGGAGGTGGAAGAGGTGGGAACGTTTCATCTTCAGTGTTATCATAATCAGGAAGATCAAACAAGTTGTTCTCTAAAGGATCTATCATTGCCACAGAAGCCTTTTTTGCCCTcctgcagaaaacagcaaaagcattt
The window above is part of the Corvus hawaiiensis isolate bCorHaw1 chromosome 13, bCorHaw1.pri.cur, whole genome shotgun sequence genome. Proteins encoded here:
- the TIPIN gene encoding TIMELESS-interacting protein, whose translation is MIDPLENNLFDLPDYDNTEDETFPPLPPPASPGRDDAEWAQANGDGNQQSQTKDSAVTTQKAVKRPRPRLDAQRLISERGLPALRHMFDNVKFKGKGHEAEDLKTLIQHMEHWAHRLFPKLQFEDFIDRVESLGNKKEVQTCLKRIRLDLPILHEDFKNNEEGEGESNGLDPAAEDAHSRSGNAEELNSLPGTTLTEEQQERMKKNRQLALERRQARLQGHSQSQHQELPSSYSEEEFDSPVIQDPTDLIEDTQVPAAKDAPTDEELECAREEQ